ATGACGGTTTTCACGCCAGTTGGCAGCACTGCGCCCGGCATTGACGGTTTCCACATGACCAAACCAGCGGAGTATGTCCTTCTTGGCGATCTTCGCGCGCTGCTTATCACGCTGTAACCAGCCAAGCCCGCCGTTGTAGGACGACAAGGTCATCGCCATACGTTCGCAGTCGTTGCTGGCGCTGATTCGTGTCCACAGCCAGCGATCGTAGCCCGTCAGAGCACGAATAGCCCAGGCAGGATTAAACGGTTGATTAGCGCGAAGTTCAGGAACGATACCGCTAAACCAGTCGGCGGTGGTCGGCATAAACTGCGCCAGCCCCTGCGCACCGACGGGTGAAACGGCCCGAGGATTCCAGCCGCTTTCCTGATGCAACTGCGCCGCAAAGTCAGCAATCGGGGCATTCATGCCCCAATCCAACCGTGCACTGCGTATCACATCACTGCGATACGCCTGCGCAGCACGAGGGATCGTGTCGGCGCAGACCGTCGCGCTAAAAAGCATCGGGCTAAAAAACAGCGTGATGAGGAGGTGTCGCATATCACAACCCCATCGCTACGCCGATGCAAACGGCTGACACAATCAGCGCACGTCGTAACATCGCGGCGGCAAATACGGTGTGGTGGCCGTCCCGAACCGGAAAACGTCCACGCGGTACAGGTTCATCACCTTGTTCGAGGAACAGACCGGGACGCGCTTTAGGAAACAGCGAACGATCCAGCCAATAGCCTAATACCGCAGCGAGTGAAATAAGCGAGAGCTTATAGACGGTGACGGGAAGCTGTTGCGGTGAAATCAGCCCGATAACAGCAAAGAGAAAAGCGGATGTCACAATCCAGCCGGTAAGACGCGGTTTTTTGATTTTTTTCACGATAAAGCCTCCTGATAAGAATGGAGGCCATTATGCAAAATGCAGGGGTTTGATGATTTTAAAGGAGTTTACGTATTACTAAGACGCAAGATCCCACAGAATTGAACCCTTTCTATTCGTCATCCCTTTCTAGTCTTCATCCTTCACGTTGCCCATACGTAGACTTCCTGCTGATAAAAATCATAACCGATTATCCGTATATGATTTTTATCATCTGTTTTAGTTTCTGCTGATCTTGTTGTTGGATAATGACGTTGTTGCTGGCTGAAACCAGGCTGCCAGCTCCAGAATATCTTTCTCGTTTAGCGTACCTGCGGTATAGCGCAGTAATAGCCACGCCTGAAGCCAGCTGTATTTCGCTTCTGCCAGCTCTCGTCGGGCGTTATACCAATCCTGTTCGGCCAGCAAAATATCCAGATTGATACGTTCTCCGCCTGCGACACTCAACCGCGTGGCGTTGACCGCTTCTTGCGCCGACGAGGCCGTCATTTGCCAGGCCTTAATTTTCGCCGACCCGTTGTTATACAAGTTGTAGTATTTTTTCAATTCCGCCAGCGTTTTCTTGGTTTGGTCGTCCAGCTCCGCCTGACTTTGCTGATATTCCGCCGCGGCCTGCCGCATCGATGCCGAGACGGAACCACCGGAATAAAGTGGGACATTCAGCTGCAAACCGACGCTCTGCGTGTCGTATTTCTGGTTGTAGTTGTATTCACTTTCCGAACGGCTATTGCGCGACGATGCCACCAGCGACAACGTAGGTAAATGCCCAGCGCGGCTGCGTTCGATTTCATAGCGGCTAACCGCCAGCCCCTCGCGCTGTGTCGCCAGTTTGGCATTGTGCTGCACGGCAAGATCGCGCCACTGTGCCAGTGTCTGCTTACTTGACTCCGCAGACGGCGGTTGAGTGAGCGCCAGAGGATACAGCGTCGTAATATCCAGCGCCGTCCCCGTCATATTTTCCAGATCGGTGATCGCAGCATCCAGATTGTCCTGTTGTTCAATGCGCTGCGCTTCGATCAGCGTAAAACGCGCTTCCGTTTCCCGCACATCCGTTAGCGTACCTTCACCCGCCAGCAGCAGACGTTTATTCAGCGCCAGCTGTTCCCGATAGGCCCGCTGCTGCGCATCCAGCAATTGCAGCTTTTCCTGCGCCAGCAGCGCGCTGCTCCAGGCTTGATATAACCGCACCATCAAATCCTGACTGCGATCGCGAAAACGCTGATCGGCCATCAGCGTGCGGGCAACACCTTGCTGATAACGCGCCCAAGCCGCATAGTCCAGCAGCGGCTGGCGCAGTGACAGCGTTGACGTGTAGCTGTCATAATCGCGTTTTAGCGTGTTACCCGTGAAGCTATCTGTTTGGGTGACTTTGGAATGGCTGCGGTTAGCGTTATAGCCATACTGGAGATTGGGAAGCAGATTGGCACGCCCGATCGTTTCTTCTTCCTGACCCGCGGCATGCTCGAACCCCGCCGCACGAAACTGCGCGTCGTTACGTAGCGCTAACTCCCAGGCATCAAGCAGCCCTAATGCGTTGGCACCCGAAGAAAGCAGCCCAAACAGCACGATTATCGCG
This genomic interval from Pectobacterium aquaticum contains the following:
- a CDS encoding transglycosylase SLT domain-containing protein, with amino-acid sequence MRHLLITLFFSPMLFSATVCADTIPRAAQAYRSDVIRSARLDWGMNAPIADFAAQLHQESGWNPRAVSPVGAQGLAQFMPTTADWFSGIVPELRANQPFNPAWAIRALTGYDRWLWTRISASNDCERMAMTLSSYNGGLGWLQRDKQRAKIAKKDILRWFGHVETVNAGRSAANWRENRHYPDRILHQLAPRYLSWGRASCVE
- a CDS encoding putative holin, which codes for MKKIKKPRLTGWIVTSAFLFAVIGLISPQQLPVTVYKLSLISLAAVLGYWLDRSLFPKARPGLFLEQGDEPVPRGRFPVRDGHHTVFAAAMLRRALIVSAVCIGVAMGL
- a CDS encoding TolC family outer membrane protein, with product MQRIAIIVLFGLLSSGANALGLLDAWELALRNDAQFRAAGFEHAAGQEEETIGRANLLPNLQYGYNANRSHSKVTQTDSFTGNTLKRDYDSYTSTLSLRQPLLDYAAWARYQQGVARTLMADQRFRDRSQDLMVRLYQAWSSALLAQEKLQLLDAQQRAYREQLALNKRLLLAGEGTLTDVRETEARFTLIEAQRIEQQDNLDAAITDLENMTGTALDITTLYPLALTQPPSAESSKQTLAQWRDLAVQHNAKLATQREGLAVSRYEIERSRAGHLPTLSLVASSRNSRSESEYNYNQKYDTQSVGLQLNVPLYSGGSVSASMRQAAAEYQQSQAELDDQTKKTLAELKKYYNLYNNGSAKIKAWQMTASSAQEAVNATRLSVAGGERINLDILLAEQDWYNARRELAEAKYSWLQAWLLLRYTAGTLNEKDILELAAWFQPATTSLSNNKISRN